GTTATAATTTGTGGAatgggctttaaatccaatcaggaaATGATTGGTTGCTCTCTAACTTCCCTGCCATTATTGCTCTACGTGCACTGTGGTTTATCTGAGGCACAGCAGCTGCATCTGAAACTACTGCTGCTTCAGCTGATGACTGCGCCTCTGCAGCCACTGCTCTAACCTTGCTGCTGAGGCCTTAGAATGCAAGAGCCTTTATGTTGTTTTAAGTAGGTCTTTATTTTACCAATAAGGACACAACTTAGATGCACCATAACCAAAGAAAGGATAAAGgttgtacatttatacaatggagtatcactcaaCAGTAAAAATTTACCAATAAGGACACAACTTAGATGCACCATAACCAAAGAAAGGATAAAGgttgtacatttatacaatggagtatcactcaacagtaaaaaaaacaatgacctcatgaaatttgcaggcatatggatgtaattagaaaaaaaaaaatcaccctgagtgaggtaacccaggttATTAGTGAGTACAAACACTGTATGCACTCACTAATAAGTGAATAGtcgatgtaaagcaaaggacatccagctacaatccacagccctaaagaaactaggtaacaagaacTGTAAGACGAATGCAAGGACCACTCTGGGAAGagtaaatagatgagatctcctgggtacactgggggtgggaagatagagggaaggggatggtgGAGGGGAACATGGGTATTCAGGATGGCTGAgttggaggagggacagagagggagagaaacaagaTCTTGATACAGGGGGCCATTATGGGGCTAGGGGAAAAACCTGATGATGGGGAAAATCCttaaggatgatcccagctaagactcctagcaatagtggagagggtgcccaaTCTggtcttctcctgtaatcagatgggtgactaccctaattgtcatcagaaaacCTTCagccagtaactgatggaaacaaatgcagagatccacagctaagcactgggctgagctcctggagtcccgctgaagagaaggaagagggattataaCAACCAAGAGGGAGAAGGTCAAGATTAGGAAGGGGAAACCACAGAAACAGATGATCAGAGCTagtaggagctcatggactctggacgcAGAGCTAGGGAGCCTggatgggaccgacctaggcccgtTGCAAATGgctgacagttgtgtagcttggtctgtctgtGGGGCCCCTAGctgtgggaccaggatctgtccctggcacgtgagctggctttttggaatctactCCCTACAATGAGCTACCTCTCTCGGTCTTGAtgcagggtgggggggggggggccttagtcctgcctcaacttgatatgccatgctttgttgactccaaGGGAGGCCtttccctttctgaggagtggatgtggggtaGAAAAGGAGgcgggggagggaatgggagaagaggaagcaTAACTGTGGtgtgaatgtaaaaaaaattaataataaaaaagatctGTATTGGTACCAAAGATTTTATCACATTTCACATTCATAGTTAGAATGAATCATATGATGTGTTTTAAGGATTGAACAAGTAAACTATTTAAGACATTTGTAGGATTTCTCTCCCATATGAACGATATGATGTGTTGAATAAGGATATAAAGATTAGCAAAGTCTCTGCCACAATCTCCACACTTTTAGGGATTGTCTTCagaaggaattttcttttttttatgtcgATTAAGTGCTGAAGATGAGGAAAAACATCTGTCACACTCTTCACACTGGtacggtttctctccagtatggactTTCTTGTGTTCCCCAAGGGATGAGTGATAATGAAAAGCTTtgtgacattcttcacacttgtagggtttctctccagtgtgaattccCTTGTGTTTCCAAAGGGATGAGTCATAACAAAAGGTTTTGTGACATTCTTCACACtggtagggtttctctccagtatgaattcccTTGTGTTTCCAAAGGGATGAGTCATAACAAAAGGTTTTGTGACATTCTTCACACTGGTAGGGTTTCACTCCAGTATGAACTCTCTTGTGTTTCCTAAGGGATGAGTGATAAtgaaaggctttgccacattcttcacacttatatggtttctctccagtatgaattgtTTGATGTTCCTGTAGACTCCTAGAACAGGAATATCGTTTGccacattgtacacatgtataagGATTATGTTCAGAATGGATTGTTTGATGTCCTCTAAGGgataaagatgaagaaaaacatctgccacactcttcacacttGTAAGGATTGTCTTTACAGTGAATTAATTGATGTCGCCGAAGagatgaagaaaagtaaaaacatttgTCACACTCTTCACACTTGAATGCTTTCTCCCCAGTATGAGTTTTCTGATGTTCTTGAAGGTATGATAAACGGGAAAACCCTTTGTCACATTCTGTACACATGTAGGGATTATCTTTAGAATGAATTGCTCGATGTCGTCGAAGGGATGAAGATAAGTAAAAACATTTGCCACACTCTTCACACCTGCATGAtttctccccagtatgaattGTCTGATGTTCTTGAAGGTTTGTAACAGAGGAAAACCATTTGCCACACACTTCACACTTGTTGGGATTGTTGTCAGCATGAATTTCTTGATGTCGTCTAAGGGATGAAGTTGAGCCAAAACACTTGCCACACTCCTCACActtgtatggtttctctccagtatgaaccgTCTGATGTTGTTGAAGGCGTGCAGAGCTGAAAAACCTTTTGCCACACTCTGCACACGTGTAGGGATTGTTTTCAGAATGGATTGTTTGATGTCGTCTAAGGGCTAAAGGTGAGGAAAAACACTTTTCacactcttcacacttgtaggCTTTCTCTGCAATATGAGCTGCCTTGTCCTCAATGAGGAAAGCAGTCTTAGTTAATTCTTTTCCACTCAGTTCACTCGTGTGGAGTTTCTCTTGAATATGAACTGCCTTGTGGTTCTCAAGGCCTGAATGATAACGAAAGGCTTtgtgacattcttcacacttgtataGTCTCTCTGCACTATGAATTGTACTATGTTTCTGAAGCTTTGCAGAATGGGAAAAACTTTTGCCACACTCTTCACCCTTGCAGGGATTGTCTTTGGAGTGAACTGCTTTATGTTGTCTAAGGTATGAAAATGAGGAAAAACATTTGCCACACTCTTCACACTGGAAGGAGttcttctctccagtatgaactctcTTGTGTCTCCTAAGGGATGAGTGATAATGAAACGCTTtgtgacattcttcacacttgtgtggtttctctccagtgtgaactgTCTGATGTTCCTGAAGGCTTGCAGAACAGGAAAACCTTTTGCCACATTCTACACACTTATAGGGATAGTCTTCAGAATGGAATGTTTGATGTTGTCTAAGGGACGAAGATGAGCAAAAACATCtgccacactcttcacacttgtagAGGGAGTCTTCAGAGTGAATTGTTTGATGTCGTCTAAGGcatgaagatgaagaaaaacatttgccacactcttcacatttgtagggtttctctccactatGAATTCGTTGATGTTCCCGAAGGACTGAAGGAACATGAAAAGCTTtgccacactcttcacacttgtagggtttctctccagaatgaattctttgatgttgcttCAGAATTGAAGGATAGTGAAATGATTTGCCACATTCTccacacttgtagggtttctctccagaatgaattctttgatgttgcttCATCTTTGAAGGATAGTGAAATGATTtgccacactcttcacacttgtagggtttctctccagaatgaattctttgatgttgcttCAGCTTTGAAGGATAGTGAAATGATTtgccacactcttcacacttgtaggATTTTTCCCTTGTATGAATTCTCTGGTGCTGATTATATAGGGAGTTACAATCAATGGCCTTGCTGTAAACGTTATCATCATTGGGTGTTGTTCCTGTTGAGCAAACATTGAGATATAAACAAGAGATAGGAAATATTCTTCATAATTAGAATGTTCATCTTattaaaaggaagcatttacttATACATATTGAAGCATGAGAAActatagtatattttaaaaagtataggcATTGAGCATAAATGACAAAGAATTGGAGGCAGAAATACTCTATACTTATACTAGAATAGGGCACAACCAAATACAACAGACATAATGGCATATTATTCAAAATGTAATAGCTAAGTAAGTAGTAAGAGCATTTTACTAACAGAAATAAGCATATTAAACAATAGAGATATTATATGTAGGGCACTCATGAAATTATAAAGTAGGCAAGcctggaaaagaaaaagttaattgTGATTGTGTAAAATTGAGCCACcgttaaaatacaaaatttttatCTTCTACATAGAGTTTTATGCTGGAAGGCACAAAAGATATGCTGCCCAAGAAGAAGATGGCCCATAATAAGAGTAAATAATATAGCTAAAAAATTCAGGACAgtattttaggttttattttgatGGCAAAATATTTATACCTGAAACATACCAAGTCacgataaaa
The Peromyscus leucopus breed LL Stock chromosome 11, UCI_PerLeu_2.1, whole genome shotgun sequence DNA segment above includes these coding regions:
- the LOC114685533 gene encoding zinc finger protein 58-like; this encodes MEEILSFWDVAIDFSAEEREYLEPAQWNLYRDVMLENYSNLVFLGLAESKPHLVTLLEQRQDSSDVKRQAAANVQPGTTPNDDNVYSKAIDCNSLYNQHQRIHTREKSYKCEECGKSFHYPSKLKQHQRIHSGEKPYKCEECGKSFHYPSKMKQHQRIHSGEKPYKCGECGKSFHYPSILKQHQRIHSGEKPYKCEECGKAFHVPSVLREHQRIHSGEKPYKCEECGKCFSSSSCLRRHQTIHSEDSLYKCEECGRCFCSSSSLRQHQTFHSEDYPYKCVECGKRFSCSASLQEHQTVHTGEKPHKCEECHKAFHYHSSLRRHKRVHTGEKNSFQCEECGKCFSSFSYLRQHKAVHSKDNPCKGEECGKSFSHSAKLQKHSTIHSAERLYKCEECHKAFRYHSGLENHKAVHIQEKLHTSELSGKELTKTAFLIEDKAAHIAEKAYKCEECEKCFSSPLALRRHQTIHSENNPYTCAECGKRFFSSARLQQHQTVHTGEKPYKCEECGKCFGSTSSLRRHQEIHADNNPNKCEVCGKWFSSVTNLQEHQTIHTGEKSCRCEECGKCFYLSSSLRRHRAIHSKDNPYMCTECDKGFSRLSYLQEHQKTHTGEKAFKCEECDKCFYFSSSLRRHQLIHCKDNPYKCEECGRCFSSSLSLRGHQTIHSEHNPYTCVQCGKRYSCSRSLQEHQTIHTGEKPYKCEECGKAFHYHSSLRKHKRVHTGVKPYQCEECHKTFCYDSSLWKHKGIHTGEKPYQCEECHKTFCYDSSLWKHKGIHTGEKPYKCEECHKAFHYHSSLGEHKKVHTGEKPYQCEECDRCFSSSSALNRHKKKKIPSEDNP